A single genomic interval of Terriglobus albidus harbors:
- a CDS encoding glutaminase family protein yields the protein MAIKTFVAALAALLPLSAAAAYAQNERNPATPLIAFDPYFSVWSMADHLTDQNTKHWTGTEMPMRGYLRVDGTSYRWMGRGPGSAAAMEQKALRVTPTQTEYTFEGGGVRLQATFLSPSLPTDLELLARPVTYLTWQISAIDSKPHTVELYLGVDTRIAVDSPDQQVTWHRARVSGMDVLSSGSVEQRALVRAGDNLRADWGYFHLAVPAEAEAVTSLSADSATQFLKSGSLPQDDDLDQPRAAGRAPQLAMEIKLQVPASQTVERHVGLAFTQPLAIEYLNRRLKPYWARDGKTPQAMLTQAMQEYASVVTRSKEFDEKLTSKLLKDGGPVYARLATLAFRQTLAANGLAADLDGSPLQFPKENFSNGCIATVDVLYPSSPFFLYFNPALLEAQLKPVMEYAALSRWKFPFAPHDLGTYPLANGQVYGGGERTEDDQMPVEESGNMLLMIAAMGRAQGDWHFAKQYWPLLVKWAAYLKDKGLDPENQLSTDDFAGHLAHNANLSIKAIDALGAFAEMAKGVGDDKLAKEYAGVAAEMAKKWSDLAREGDHYKLAFDAANTWSQKYNLVWDDLLGLKLFPASVKNTELTFYKTKLNQYGLPLDSRRDYTKLDWELWTATLADDDATFHTLVDPLGKWLDETPTRVPLTDWYDTKTGKQEGFQARSVVGGIFIKSLRQSGLGHK from the coding sequence ATGGCCATAAAGACGTTTGTGGCGGCGTTGGCCGCCCTGCTCCCCCTGTCTGCTGCGGCGGCGTACGCGCAGAATGAACGTAACCCGGCAACTCCTCTGATTGCGTTCGATCCCTACTTCAGCGTCTGGTCGATGGCAGATCATCTTACGGACCAGAACACAAAGCACTGGACTGGAACAGAGATGCCGATGCGTGGATATCTCCGCGTGGATGGCACTTCGTATCGCTGGATGGGGCGGGGCCCCGGATCGGCTGCTGCGATGGAGCAGAAGGCTCTGCGCGTGACTCCGACACAGACGGAGTACACCTTTGAGGGTGGCGGAGTCCGGCTGCAGGCGACCTTTCTTTCCCCAAGTCTGCCGACGGACCTGGAGCTGCTGGCACGGCCGGTGACCTATCTGACCTGGCAGATTTCTGCTATCGACAGCAAGCCGCACACGGTCGAGCTCTACCTGGGTGTCGATACGCGCATCGCCGTGGACTCGCCGGATCAGCAGGTGACCTGGCATCGTGCCCGCGTGAGTGGAATGGACGTGTTGAGCTCCGGCTCCGTTGAACAGAGAGCACTGGTACGTGCGGGCGATAACCTGCGTGCCGACTGGGGTTACTTCCATCTTGCGGTTCCGGCGGAGGCTGAAGCTGTAACCTCGCTTAGCGCCGACAGTGCGACGCAGTTCCTGAAATCGGGGAGCCTGCCGCAGGATGACGATCTGGATCAGCCGCGTGCTGCCGGCCGTGCGCCGCAGCTTGCGATGGAGATAAAGCTGCAGGTTCCCGCATCGCAGACGGTAGAGCGTCATGTCGGTCTGGCCTTCACGCAGCCCCTGGCGATCGAGTATCTGAACCGCCGCCTCAAGCCCTACTGGGCGCGAGACGGGAAGACACCGCAGGCGATGTTGACCCAGGCGATGCAGGAGTATGCGTCGGTGGTCACGCGGTCAAAGGAATTCGACGAGAAGCTGACGTCGAAGCTGCTGAAGGACGGTGGCCCGGTGTATGCACGCCTGGCCACGCTGGCTTTCCGCCAGACGCTGGCGGCCAACGGGCTGGCGGCTGATCTGGATGGCTCACCGCTGCAGTTCCCGAAGGAGAACTTCTCCAACGGCTGCATTGCGACAGTGGATGTGCTGTATCCGTCCTCGCCGTTCTTCCTGTACTTCAATCCCGCGTTGCTGGAGGCACAGCTCAAGCCGGTAATGGAGTATGCAGCGTTGTCGCGGTGGAAGTTTCCCTTCGCACCGCACGACCTGGGGACGTATCCGCTGGCGAATGGACAGGTCTATGGCGGCGGGGAGCGTACCGAGGATGACCAGATGCCGGTCGAAGAGAGCGGCAACATGCTGCTGATGATCGCCGCCATGGGCCGCGCTCAGGGCGATTGGCACTTCGCCAAACAGTACTGGCCATTGCTGGTGAAGTGGGCGGCGTATCTCAAGGACAAAGGCCTGGATCCGGAGAATCAACTCTCCACCGATGACTTTGCCGGCCACCTGGCGCACAACGCCAACTTGTCCATCAAGGCGATCGATGCTCTGGGAGCGTTTGCGGAGATGGCCAAAGGCGTAGGCGACGACAAACTGGCAAAGGAGTATGCCGGTGTAGCTGCGGAGATGGCGAAGAAATGGAGCGATCTTGCCCGCGAAGGAGACCACTACAAACTGGCCTTCGATGCGGCTAACACGTGGAGCCAGAAGTACAACCTGGTGTGGGACGATCTGCTGGGACTGAAGCTATTCCCGGCGTCGGTGAAGAATACCGAGCTGACTTTCTACAAGACCAAGCTCAATCAATATGGCCTTCCGCTCGACAGCCGCAGAGACTACACCAAGCTGGACTGGGAGCTATGGACCGCCACGTTGGCCGATGATGATGCGACTTTCCACACGCTTGTCGATCCGCTGGGGAAGTGGCTGGACGAGACACCAACACGCGTCCCGCTGACCGACTGGTACGACACCAAGACCGGCAAGCAGGAGGGCTTTCAGGCTCGTTCGGTGGTGGGAGGAATCTTCATCAAGTCGCTTCGCCAGAGCGGTTTAGGACACAAGTAG